The following proteins are encoded in a genomic region of Mycobacterium sp. 155:
- a CDS encoding propionyl-CoA synthetase, with translation MGAIARRRKLSTATVCAMSGYRDLFDVSINDPATFWADAAKAITWTREPRQILDDSNPPFYRWFPDGELNTCANTLDRHIAERGDQAALIYDSPVTGIKRTYTYRELRDATAQFAGALSDLGVSKGDLVVVYMPMVPEAVIAMLACARLGAVHSVVFGGFAAHELAARIDDARPVVVVSASCGIEPSRIVEYKPMLDAALQIAEHEPRACVILQREQCPCELVAGRDHDWRELTAAATPSDPVPVAATDPLYVLYTSGTTGKPKGIVRDNGGHAVALLWSMRHIYDTAPGDVYWAASDVGWVVGHSYIVYGPLLLGATTVLYEGKPIGTPDAGAFWRVAAEHKVKVLFTAPTAIRAIKKEDPDGTLIGNHDLSGLNYLFQAGERLDPDTYHWAADKLGVPVIDHWWQTETGWAIAADPMGVQPLPVKPGSATVPMPGYDVQILHSDGAVAEPGEEGAICVKLPLPPGTLPTLWGDDHRYVAAYLSAFTGYYLTGDGGYLDSDGYLFVMGRTDDVINVAGHRLSTGSIEAVLAQHPAVAECAVIGVADEIKGQVPRGFVVLKSGASADRLAEDLVAAVRDNIGAVAFFKKVDVVAALPKTRSGKILRKTMRAIADGRDEPVPSTIEDPGVLDALMPVLRGQDS, from the coding sequence ATAGGAGCTATTGCTCGCCGGAGGAAACTGTCAACGGCTACGGTGTGCGCCATGTCCGGTTATCGTGACCTCTTCGACGTCAGCATCAACGATCCGGCCACTTTCTGGGCCGACGCTGCCAAGGCGATCACCTGGACCCGCGAACCGCGACAAATTCTGGACGACAGCAACCCGCCGTTCTATCGCTGGTTCCCGGACGGCGAACTGAACACCTGCGCCAACACACTCGATCGGCACATCGCCGAACGGGGCGACCAGGCCGCGCTGATCTACGACTCCCCCGTCACCGGCATCAAGCGCACCTACACGTACCGGGAGCTGCGCGATGCCACTGCCCAATTCGCGGGAGCCTTAAGTGATTTGGGAGTCAGCAAGGGCGATCTGGTAGTCGTCTACATGCCCATGGTCCCCGAAGCCGTGATCGCGATGCTGGCTTGCGCACGGCTCGGCGCCGTGCATTCGGTGGTGTTCGGCGGTTTCGCCGCCCACGAACTCGCCGCCCGGATCGACGACGCGCGGCCGGTGGTCGTGGTCAGCGCGTCGTGCGGCATCGAGCCGAGCCGCATCGTCGAATACAAGCCGATGCTCGACGCCGCACTCCAGATCGCCGAACACGAGCCCCGGGCCTGCGTGATCCTGCAGCGCGAACAATGCCCCTGCGAACTGGTTGCCGGCCGTGACCACGACTGGCGGGAGCTGACGGCCGCCGCGACGCCGTCCGACCCGGTGCCCGTGGCGGCCACCGACCCGTTGTACGTGCTGTATACATCGGGCACGACCGGCAAGCCGAAGGGCATCGTGCGCGACAACGGCGGGCACGCGGTGGCCCTGCTGTGGAGCATGCGGCACATCTACGACACGGCACCCGGCGATGTGTACTGGGCGGCTTCGGACGTCGGATGGGTGGTCGGCCACTCCTACATCGTCTACGGTCCACTGCTGCTCGGCGCGACGACCGTGCTCTATGAGGGCAAACCGATCGGCACTCCGGACGCCGGGGCGTTCTGGCGGGTGGCGGCCGAACACAAGGTCAAGGTCCTGTTCACCGCACCGACGGCCATCCGCGCCATCAAGAAAGAAGACCCCGACGGCACGCTGATCGGCAACCACGACCTGTCCGGGCTCAACTACCTGTTCCAGGCCGGCGAGCGGCTCGACCCCGACACCTACCACTGGGCCGCCGATAAACTCGGCGTCCCGGTCATCGACCACTGGTGGCAGACGGAGACCGGCTGGGCGATCGCCGCCGACCCGATGGGCGTGCAGCCCCTGCCGGTCAAACCTGGCTCGGCGACGGTGCCGATGCCGGGGTACGACGTGCAGATCCTGCATTCGGACGGCGCAGTGGCCGAGCCCGGCGAGGAAGGCGCGATCTGCGTCAAACTGCCACTGCCGCCGGGGACCTTACCCACCCTGTGGGGCGACGACCATCGCTACGTGGCGGCTTACCTGTCGGCGTTCACCGGCTACTACCTGACCGGCGACGGCGGCTACCTCGACTCCGACGGCTACCTGTTCGTGATGGGCCGCACCGACGACGTCATCAACGTCGCCGGGCACCGGCTGTCGACCGGATCGATCGAAGCTGTGCTGGCACAGCATCCGGCGGTGGCGGAATGCGCGGTGATCGGCGTGGCCGACGAGATCAAGGGCCAGGTACCGCGGGGATTCGTGGTGCTCAAGTCCGGGGCGTCTGCCGACCGGCTGGCCGAGGATCTGGTTGCTGCGGTGCGCGACAACATCGGCGCGGTGGCCTTTTTCAAGAAGGTCGACGTGGTGGCGGCGTTGCCGAAGACCCGATCGGGCAAGATCCTGCGTAAGACCATGCGCGCCATCGCCGACGGCCGTGACGAGCCGGTGCCGTCGACGATCGAGGACCCCGGGGTGCTGGACGCGCTCATGCCGGTGCTGCGCGGGCAAGACTCCTGA
- a CDS encoding response regulator: MSPPKTRVLVIDDEPQILRALRINLSVRGYEVTCAASGAEALRSAADHRPDVIVLDLGLPDMSGIEVLAGLRGWLSAPVIVLSARTDSSDKVEALDAGADDYVTKPFGMDEFLARLRAAVRRAAIADVDQPVIETSSFTVDLAAKKVTKNDAEVHLTPTEWGMLEMLVRNRGKLVGREELLKEVWGPAYAKETHYLRVYLAQLRRKLEDDPSHPVHLLTEAGMGYRFQE; this comes from the coding sequence ATGAGCCCCCCGAAGACCAGGGTGCTGGTCATCGACGATGAACCGCAGATCCTCCGTGCCCTGCGGATCAATCTCTCGGTACGCGGCTACGAGGTCACCTGCGCGGCCAGCGGGGCCGAAGCGCTACGCAGTGCCGCCGATCATCGCCCCGACGTCATCGTGCTCGACCTGGGTCTGCCCGACATGTCCGGCATCGAAGTGCTCGCCGGCCTGCGCGGTTGGCTGTCCGCACCGGTGATCGTGCTGTCGGCCCGCACCGATTCCTCCGACAAGGTAGAGGCGCTGGATGCCGGCGCCGACGACTACGTGACCAAACCCTTTGGCATGGACGAGTTTCTGGCTCGGCTGCGCGCCGCCGTACGACGGGCAGCCATTGCCGACGTCGATCAGCCGGTGATCGAGACATCGTCGTTCACCGTGGATCTCGCCGCCAAGAAGGTCACCAAGAACGACGCCGAGGTGCATCTGACCCCCACCGAATGGGGCATGCTCGAGATGCTCGTGCGCAACCGCGGCAAACTGGTGGGCCGTGAAGAGCTCCTCAAAGAGGTGTGGGGCCCGGCCTATGCCAAGGAAACCCACTATCTGCGGGTCTACCTTGCACAGCTGCGCCGCAAGCTCGAGGACGATCCGTCGCACCCGGTGCACCTACTGACCGAAGCGGGCATGGGCTACCGCTTCCAGGAGTGA
- a CDS encoding sensor histidine kinase KdpD, whose product MSHSTTWVDDGLMTANAPKRGELRIYLGAAPGVGKTCAMLGEAHRRLERDTDVVAAVVETHGRAKTAELLEGIETIPPRYIEYRGSQFPELDVPAVLARKPQVALVDELAHTNTPGSKNPKRWQDVEELLDAGITVISTVNVQHLESLNDVVTGITGIEQQEKVPDEVVRSADQIELVDITPEALQRRLSHGNVYAPERIDAALSNYFRRGNLTALRELALLWLADQVDAALAKYRADNKITDTWEARERVVVAVTGGPESETLVRRASRIASKSSAELMVVHVVRGDGLSGGSASHMGKVRDLATSLGATVHTVVGDDVPTALLEFARERNATQLVLGTSRRSRWARLFDEGIGAAVVQQSGKIDIHMVTHEHAKRDAGRLESEHRHLTSWLAAVVVPSAICAVTVYLLDPYLGVGGESALFFVGVLVVALLGGVAPAALSAVLSGLLLNYFLVTPRHTFTIAEPDSAITIVVLLAVAVAVAALVDGAAKRAREARWASREAELLALFAGSVLRGADLEALLERVRETYSQRSVSLLREGTGIVTCVGENPCVQVDSADTAIEVGDDEFWLLMSGRQLPARDRRVLGAVAMQAAGLVRQRELTEAAGKANAIAQADELRRSLLSAVSHDLRTPLAAAKAAVSSLRSDDVNFSEDDTAELLATVEESVDALTALVDNLLDSSRLAAGVVRPELRPVYLEETVQRALVGISRGTTGFGRQGLDRVKVEVNDSVAMADGGLLERVLANLIDNALRYAPDGPIRVTAGRVADRVLIAVIDEGPGVPRGTDTALFAPFQRLGDHDNSTGVGLGMSVARGFVEAMGGTISATDTPGGGLTVEIDLAAPK is encoded by the coding sequence ATGTCGCACTCGACTACCTGGGTGGATGATGGGCTGATGACGGCCAATGCCCCGAAGCGAGGTGAACTGCGCATCTATCTGGGCGCAGCTCCCGGCGTCGGCAAGACTTGCGCCATGCTCGGTGAGGCGCACCGGCGGCTCGAACGTGACACCGACGTGGTGGCCGCGGTGGTCGAAACCCACGGTCGCGCCAAAACCGCCGAGCTACTCGAGGGCATCGAGACAATCCCGCCGCGCTACATCGAGTACCGGGGCAGCCAGTTCCCGGAACTCGATGTGCCGGCGGTGCTGGCCCGCAAGCCCCAGGTCGCGCTGGTCGACGAGCTCGCCCATACCAATACGCCAGGCAGCAAGAACCCCAAACGCTGGCAGGACGTCGAGGAACTGCTCGACGCGGGAATCACCGTCATCTCGACGGTGAACGTACAGCACCTGGAAAGCCTCAACGACGTCGTCACCGGTATCACAGGTATCGAGCAGCAGGAGAAGGTGCCCGACGAGGTGGTCCGGTCCGCCGACCAGATCGAATTGGTCGACATCACCCCGGAAGCGTTGCAGCGCAGGCTTTCCCACGGCAACGTGTATGCACCGGAACGGATCGACGCGGCGCTGTCAAACTACTTCCGGCGCGGAAACCTCACGGCCCTACGGGAATTGGCGCTGCTCTGGCTCGCCGATCAGGTCGACGCGGCACTGGCCAAATACCGTGCCGACAACAAGATCACCGATACCTGGGAAGCCCGTGAAAGAGTGGTGGTGGCCGTGACCGGCGGCCCGGAGTCGGAGACCCTGGTGCGCCGCGCATCCCGGATCGCGTCGAAATCCAGCGCCGAGCTGATGGTGGTGCACGTGGTCCGCGGCGACGGACTCTCTGGCGGATCAGCCTCACACATGGGCAAGGTGCGCGACCTCGCCACCAGCCTCGGCGCCACGGTGCACACTGTCGTCGGCGATGACGTTCCCACCGCCCTGCTGGAATTCGCCCGCGAACGCAACGCCACCCAGCTGGTGCTCGGCACATCGCGGCGGTCCCGCTGGGCCCGGCTGTTCGACGAGGGCATCGGTGCGGCGGTGGTGCAACAGTCGGGCAAGATCGACATCCACATGGTGACCCATGAGCACGCCAAGCGCGACGCCGGGCGGCTGGAGTCCGAACACCGGCATCTCACGTCATGGCTTGCCGCCGTGGTGGTTCCGTCGGCGATCTGCGCGGTGACGGTGTACCTGCTCGACCCGTACCTTGGGGTCGGCGGGGAAAGTGCACTGTTCTTCGTCGGTGTACTCGTCGTGGCACTGCTCGGCGGTGTCGCACCCGCAGCGCTGTCCGCGGTGCTGTCCGGCTTGCTGCTCAACTACTTCCTGGTCACCCCGCGGCACACCTTCACCATCGCCGAACCCGACAGTGCCATCACCATCGTGGTGCTGCTGGCGGTCGCGGTGGCGGTCGCCGCACTCGTGGACGGTGCCGCAAAACGAGCCAGAGAGGCCCGGTGGGCGTCGCGGGAGGCCGAACTGTTGGCACTGTTCGCCGGATCGGTGCTGCGCGGCGCGGACCTGGAGGCGCTGCTGGAGCGCGTCCGCGAGACCTACAGCCAACGCTCGGTGAGCCTGCTGCGCGAAGGTACGGGCATTGTGACGTGTGTGGGTGAGAACCCCTGTGTGCAGGTTGATTCCGCGGATACCGCGATCGAGGTCGGTGACGACGAATTCTGGCTGCTGATGTCCGGGCGGCAACTGCCGGCTCGCGACCGCCGGGTGCTGGGCGCCGTCGCGATGCAGGCCGCGGGGCTGGTGCGGCAACGGGAACTGACCGAGGCCGCCGGTAAGGCCAACGCCATCGCGCAGGCCGACGAACTGCGTCGCTCACTGCTCTCGGCCGTCAGCCACGATCTGCGCACCCCGCTGGCCGCCGCCAAGGCTGCCGTATCCAGTCTGCGCAGTGACGACGTCAACTTCTCCGAGGACGACACAGCCGAGCTGCTGGCCACCGTGGAGGAGTCCGTCGATGCGCTGACCGCGCTGGTGGACAACCTACTGGACTCTTCGCGGCTGGCCGCGGGTGTGGTGCGGCCCGAATTGCGTCCGGTGTATCTGGAGGAGACCGTGCAACGCGCCCTGGTCGGAATCAGCAGGGGTACCACGGGATTCGGGCGTCAAGGGCTCGACCGCGTGAAGGTGGAGGTGAACGATTCGGTGGCGATGGCCGACGGTGGCCTGCTGGAGCGCGTGCTGGCCAACTTGATCGACAACGCGCTGCGCTACGCGCCTGACGGCCCGATCCGGGTGACCGCGGGACGCGTCGCCGACCGGGTGCTGATCGCAGTGATCGACGAAGGCCCCGGTGTGCCGAGGGGAACCGACACCGCGCTGTTCGCGCCGTTCCAGCGCCTCGGTGATCATGACAACAGCACCGGCGTCGGGCTCGGCATGTCGGTGGCCCGTGGCTTCGTCGAAGCCATGGGCGGCACCATTTCCGCCACCGACACTCCCGGCGGTGGGCTCACAGTCGAAATCGACTTGGCGGCGCCGAAATGA